A genomic window from Helicobacter pylori includes:
- the putP gene encoding sodium/proline symporter PutP has translation MGHVVLSTPIVTMFIVYSLLMLYIGFYFYKQNETTEDYFLGDRSMGPVISALSAGASDMSGWLLMGLPGALYVGGLINSHIAIGLSLGALINWVFVAKRLRIYTSVIANSITISDYFETRFSDDKHILRLISAFVILIFFIFYISSGLVSGAKLFEATFGIQYTYALSIGTLIIVSYTFLGGYKAVCWTDLIQGLLMMGALIVVPVVMIIHLGGIGEGIKIIREIKPENLSFLQGSSIVAIISSLAWGLGYFGQPHILVRFMSIRSIKDVPKATTIGISWMVISLIGACVMGLLGVAYVHKFDLSLQDPEKIFIVMSQLLFNPWITGILLSAILAAVMSTASSQLLVSSSTIAEDFYATIFNKNAPQKLVMIISRLSVLGVACIAFFISTDKNASILSIVSYAWAGFGASFGSVILFSLFWSRMTRIGAIAGMLSGASTVILYDKFGKSFLDIYEIVPGFIAASIAIVVFSLFSSVRAGTKEAFETMLKEIESLKH, from the coding sequence ATGGGACATGTTGTTTTAAGCACCCCTATTGTTACGATGTTTATCGTTTATTCGCTGTTAATGCTCTACATTGGTTTTTATTTTTACAAACAAAATGAAACAACCGAAGACTATTTCTTAGGCGATCGCTCCATGGGTCCTGTGATTAGCGCTTTGAGCGCTGGGGCGAGTGATATGAGCGGGTGGCTTTTAATGGGGTTACCGGGCGCTTTGTATGTGGGAGGGCTTATCAACTCACACATCGCCATAGGATTGAGTTTGGGGGCACTCATTAACTGGGTTTTTGTGGCCAAACGCTTGCGCATTTATACGAGCGTGATCGCTAATTCCATCACCATTTCAGATTATTTTGAAACCCGCTTTAGCGATGACAAACACATTTTGCGCTTGATTTCAGCCTTTGTGATTTTAATCTTTTTTATTTTCTATATTTCTTCAGGGCTTGTGAGCGGGGCCAAACTCTTTGAAGCGACTTTTGGGATCCAATACACCTACGCTTTAAGTATCGGCACGCTGATTATTGTTTCTTACACCTTTTTAGGAGGGTATAAGGCGGTGTGCTGGACGGATTTGATTCAAGGGCTTTTGATGATGGGCGCTTTAATCGTGGTGCCGGTTGTGATGATCATCCATCTTGGGGGGATTGGAGAGGGCATTAAAATCATTAGAGAAATCAAGCCTGAAAACCTTTCTTTTTTGCAAGGCTCTAGCATAGTCGCTATTATTTCAAGCCTTGCTTGGGGGTTAGGCTATTTTGGACAACCCCATATTTTAGTGCGCTTCATGTCTATCCGCTCCATTAAAGATGTCCCTAAAGCGACCACTATTGGCATTTCTTGGATGGTCATTTCTTTGATTGGGGCATGCGTTATGGGGCTTTTGGGCGTTGCATATGTGCATAAATTTGATTTGAGCTTGCAAGACCCTGAAAAGATTTTCATTGTGATGAGTCAATTGCTCTTTAACCCTTGGATCACAGGCATTTTATTGAGCGCGATTTTAGCGGCGGTGATGAGCACGGCCAGTTCACAACTGCTTGTAAGCTCTTCTACCATTGCTGAAGATTTCTATGCGACGATTTTTAACAAAAACGCCCCCCAAAAGTTGGTGATGATCATTTCTAGGCTTTCGGTTTTAGGGGTGGCTTGCATCGCTTTTTTCATTTCAACGGATAAAAACGCTAGCATTCTTAGCATTGTGAGTTACGCATGGGCTGGCTTTGGCGCAAGTTTTGGCTCGGTGATTTTGTTTTCGCTTTTTTGGTCAAGAATGACACGAATCGGAGCGATTGCTGGCATGCTCTCTGGGGCTAGCACGGTGATTTTATACGACAAATTTGGCAAGAGCTTTTTGGATATTTATGAAATCGTCCCGGGCTTTATTGCAGCGAGTATAGCTATTGTGGTGTTTAGTTTGTTTTCTAGCGTGCGAGCAGGCACTAAAGAAGCTTTTGAAACCATGCTTAAAGAAATTGAAAGCTTGAAGCATTGA